The following coding sequences are from one Xiphias gladius isolate SHS-SW01 ecotype Sanya breed wild chromosome 14, ASM1685928v1, whole genome shotgun sequence window:
- the si:ch211-188c16.1 gene encoding uncharacterized protein si:ch211-188c16.1 isoform X6, with protein MSRRATMEEEGSINFKALRAKFQEEALLAQSKNRRPAVAEKPKHLPPPGDHCSSVVSSISIAVENKTPVVPRVIFRDGLRASGGKRPISFPPQHQQTSNSSQLASGDSITRQSLKERHMPLVLPVLPVKEQKIELLVRKEQKLEPEPGKEVPPQTKIKKKGLLLPFKSAKASKASAENGEEPTYADLTTRPSSAPGELPSLEKQTTEEGVSLQSDQSTAECPLSSPDIPITPPSVEKSVDSDSRIISTLEKAKKKFSRRQMLISTKPKSLRSPDYTSRDNAFLSPPKNIEGVEPDLPIPPPVCLPHLACISARPFFKANNSARKSALAKQSGRDQAELPSVRTGEPHPLSSPPNKPLPDLWSLGPLPAKPPRPPLVDLSHYNLPKVHEVSPALSQALTEEPESEHPFITSPLLDAPEFPGFENSEMETTEGEAVDIAALELEALDFVTTDLPIPVDFGMTDFEASQPDLSVCDPAESSVGSIAQDLNLGSQNIIPLNPASFSEPINLSEFPEPAAPEQWSQNEEAIIDPLSKSQANETDLGAAECLSVPEEEEFTNHAELNDGIQPHPSLCQKDSYYETCDNVYEDVENINKFILGQNSRKRKADLKNPYADNHPMVTPIVFIIILESNKRTKEEACLNIWPRNPCKERQSPNTADYKEHKRREKHRLEKEKKEQKEREKKENEMKKKFKVTGDEEPMYHAKVMVARKVRKNDLPVKSGDTVSIIRTTNCPKGKWLARDANHKYGYISVMNVELNIKEMLELGKKAQAAGRGGNLEGDTISIGSRSSSHPVLTSSFTDDSEEWGCEDETLSPTNESHSFPQQTSSMCEMSCGHISAQHTLSDANLEDLHTQTRHEALQKLAIFFQHSRDEFADVADSEGATPTNAEPPNFLCAVEEPPYPEQEVDFTELELLPPPPLYADPF; from the exons ATGAGCAGGCGAGCTACAATGGAAGAG GAGGGGTCAATCAACTTCAAAGCTCTAAGGGCCAAGTTTCAGGAAGAGGCCCTTCTGGCTCAATCCAAAAACAGACGACCAGCTGTTGCAGAGAAACCCAAACATCTTCCACCCCCTGGAGATCACTGCAGCTCCGTGGTTAGCAGTATTAGTATCGCTGTAGAAAACAAGACACCAGTGGTTCCCCGGGTCATCTTCAGAGATGGGCTGCGGGCATCTGGAGGCAAACGACCAATTTCCTTTCCACCACAACATCAGCAGACTTCCAACTCTTCCCAGCTTGCTAGTGGAGACAGCATAACAAGGCAGTCCCTCAAAGAGCGACACATGCCTTTGGTGCTTCCTGTCCTGCCTGTAAAAGAGCAGAAGATAGAACTACTAGTCAGAAAGGAGCAAAAACTGGAACCAGAGCCAGGAAAAGAGGTCCCGCCACAAACTAAAATCAAGAAGAAAGGTTTGCTGCTTCCTTTCAAGTCAGCCAAAGCATCAAAAGCCAGTGCAGAAAATGGAGAGGAGCCCACTTATGCTGATTTGACCACGAGACCTTCTAGTGCTCCCGGCGAGTTGCCctctttggaaaaacaaaccacagaagaAGGGGTTTCACTCCAAAGTGATCAATCAACAGCTGAGTGCCCCCTCTCAAGCCCAGATATACCGATCACTCCTCCGTCTGTCGAGAAAAGTGTTGACTCCGACAGCAGAATCATTAGCACCTTGGAGAAGGCAAAGAAGAAGTTCTCACGCCGGCAAATGTTGATATCCACAAAACCCAAGAGCTTGCGTTCCCCTGACTACACCTCAAGAGACAATGCGTTCCTTTCGCCACCAAAGAACATTGAAGGTGTTGAGCCTGACCTCCCTATACCCCCACCAGTCTGTCTTCCACACCTGGCTTGTATTTCAGCCCGGCCTTTCTTCAAAGCCAACAACTCTGCACGTA AGTCTGCATTGGCTAAGCAGTCTGGTAGGGATCAAGCTGAACTTCCCTCTGTGAGGACCGGCGAACCTCATCCACTCTCATCTCCTCCAAACAAACCTTTACCTGACCTGTGGTCACTGGGGCCACTGCCAGCAAAGCCCCCCAGACCTCCATTAGTAGATCTTAGCCATTACAATCTACCTAAAGTCCACG AGGTGTCACCAGCTCTTAGCCAAGCACTAACTGAAGAGCCAGAGTCTGAGCACCCATTCATCACCAGCCCTTTGCTGGATGCTCCAGAGTTTCCAGGGTTTGAGAATTCAGAGATGGAGACAACAGAGGGAGAAGCTGTTGATATTGCTGCGCTAGAATTGGAGGCTTTAGACTTTGTCACCACTGACCTTCCTATACCAGTTGACTTTGGGATGACAGATTTTGAGGCCTCCCAACCTGATTTGTCAGTGTGTGACCCTGCAGAGTCCAGTGTTGGCTCTATCGCCCAAGATCTTAACCTTGGCAGTCAAAACATTATACCCCTCAATCCAGCCAGCTTCTCTGAACCAATAAACCTTTCAGAGTTCCCAGAGCCTGCTGCCCCAGAGCAGTGGTCTCAGAATGAGGAGGCGATCATAGATCCTCTGTCTAAATCTCAAGCTAATGAGACTGATCTGGGAGCTGCTGAGTGCCTCTCTGTCCCAGAGGAAGAAGAGTTCACTAACCATGCAGAATTGAATGATGGCATTCAGCCACATCCAAG TTTATGTCAAAAGGACAGTTACTATGAAACATGTGATAATGTGTACGAGGATGttgaaaacatcaacaaattCATCTTGGGCCAGAACTCTCGTAAACGTAAAGCTGATCTGAAGA ATCCATATGCTGACAACCACCCAATGGTAACTCCTATTGTGTTTATTATCATCTTAGAGAGTAATAAGAGAACA aAGGAAGAGGCGTGTCTTAACATATGGCCGCGGAATCCGTG TAAGGAACGCCAAAGCCCCAACACTGCTGACTATAAAGAGCATAAGAGGAGGGAGAAGCACCGactggagaaggaaaaaaaggagcaaaaagaaagggagaagaaagaaaatgaaatgaaaaagaagttCAAG GTGACTGGCGATGAGGAGCCCATGTACCACGCCAAGGTGATGGTGGCCAGAAAAGTCCGCAAGAATGACCTGCCTGTGAAGAGTGGGGACACGGTCAGCATCATCCGCACCACTAACTGCCCCAAAGGCAAATGGCTGGCTCGAGACGCAAACCACAAAT ATGGTTATATTTCAGTCATGAACGTGGAGCTAAATATCAAGGAGATGCTGGAACTTGGCAAGAAGGCCCAAGCAGCAGGACGAGGAGGCAACCTGGAGGGAGATACTATCAGCATTGGGAGCAG atCCTCCAGCCACCCTGTACTAACAAGCAGTT TCACAGATGACAGTGAAGAGTGGGGCTGTGAAGATGAGACTCTCTCACCCACAAATGAAAGCCA TAGCTTTCCCCAGCAGACTTCCTCCATGTGTGAGATGT CTTGTGGCCATATCAGTGCCCAGCACACTCTGAGCGATGCCAACCTGGAGgacctacacacaca
- the si:ch211-188c16.1 gene encoding uncharacterized protein si:ch211-188c16.1 isoform X3: MSRRATMEEEGSINFKALRAKFQEEALLAQSKNRRPAVAEKPKHLPPPGDHCSSVVSSISIAVENKTPVVPRVIFRDGLRASGGKRPISFPPQHQQTSNSSQLASGDSITRQSLKERHMPLVLPVLPVKEQKIELLVRKEQKLEPEPGKEVPPQTKIKKKGLLLPFKSAKASKASAENGEEPTYADLTTRPSSAPGELPSLEKQTTEEGVSLQSDQSTAECPLSSPDIPITPPSVEKSVDSDSRIISTLEKAKKKFSRRQMLISTKPKSLRSPDYTSRDNAFLSPPKNIEGVEPDLPIPPPVCLPHLACISARPFFKANNSARKSALAKQSGRDQAELPSVRTGEPHPLSSPPNKPLPDLWSLGPLPAKPPRPPLVDLSHYNLPKVHEVSPALSQALTEEPESEHPFITSPLLDAPEFPGFENSEMETTEGEAVDIAALELEALDFVTTDLPIPVDFGMTDFEASQPDLSVCDPAESSVGSIAQDLNLGSQNIIPLNPASFSEPINLSEFPEPAAPEQWSQNEEAIIDPLSKSQANETDLGAAECLSVPEEEEFTNHAELNDGIQPHPSLCQKDSYYETCDNVYEDVENINKFILGQNSRKRKADLKNPYADNHPMVTPIVFIIILESNKRTKEEACLNIWPRNPWGSVSGEHAHSYHNHVHSKERQSPNTADYKEHKRREKHRLEKEKKEQKEREKKENEMKKKFKVTGDEEPMYHAKVMVARKVRKNDLPVKSGDTVSIIRTTNCPKGKWLARDANHKYGYISVMNVELNIKEMLELGKKAQAAGRGGNLEGDTISIGSRSSSHPVLTSSFTDDSEEWGCEDETLSPTNESHFPQQTSSMCEMSCGHISAQHTLSDANLEDLHTQTRHEALQKLAIFFQHSRDEFADVADSEGATPTNAEPPNFLCAVEEPPYPEQEVDFTELELLPPPPLYADPF, encoded by the exons ATGAGCAGGCGAGCTACAATGGAAGAG GAGGGGTCAATCAACTTCAAAGCTCTAAGGGCCAAGTTTCAGGAAGAGGCCCTTCTGGCTCAATCCAAAAACAGACGACCAGCTGTTGCAGAGAAACCCAAACATCTTCCACCCCCTGGAGATCACTGCAGCTCCGTGGTTAGCAGTATTAGTATCGCTGTAGAAAACAAGACACCAGTGGTTCCCCGGGTCATCTTCAGAGATGGGCTGCGGGCATCTGGAGGCAAACGACCAATTTCCTTTCCACCACAACATCAGCAGACTTCCAACTCTTCCCAGCTTGCTAGTGGAGACAGCATAACAAGGCAGTCCCTCAAAGAGCGACACATGCCTTTGGTGCTTCCTGTCCTGCCTGTAAAAGAGCAGAAGATAGAACTACTAGTCAGAAAGGAGCAAAAACTGGAACCAGAGCCAGGAAAAGAGGTCCCGCCACAAACTAAAATCAAGAAGAAAGGTTTGCTGCTTCCTTTCAAGTCAGCCAAAGCATCAAAAGCCAGTGCAGAAAATGGAGAGGAGCCCACTTATGCTGATTTGACCACGAGACCTTCTAGTGCTCCCGGCGAGTTGCCctctttggaaaaacaaaccacagaagaAGGGGTTTCACTCCAAAGTGATCAATCAACAGCTGAGTGCCCCCTCTCAAGCCCAGATATACCGATCACTCCTCCGTCTGTCGAGAAAAGTGTTGACTCCGACAGCAGAATCATTAGCACCTTGGAGAAGGCAAAGAAGAAGTTCTCACGCCGGCAAATGTTGATATCCACAAAACCCAAGAGCTTGCGTTCCCCTGACTACACCTCAAGAGACAATGCGTTCCTTTCGCCACCAAAGAACATTGAAGGTGTTGAGCCTGACCTCCCTATACCCCCACCAGTCTGTCTTCCACACCTGGCTTGTATTTCAGCCCGGCCTTTCTTCAAAGCCAACAACTCTGCACGTA AGTCTGCATTGGCTAAGCAGTCTGGTAGGGATCAAGCTGAACTTCCCTCTGTGAGGACCGGCGAACCTCATCCACTCTCATCTCCTCCAAACAAACCTTTACCTGACCTGTGGTCACTGGGGCCACTGCCAGCAAAGCCCCCCAGACCTCCATTAGTAGATCTTAGCCATTACAATCTACCTAAAGTCCACG AGGTGTCACCAGCTCTTAGCCAAGCACTAACTGAAGAGCCAGAGTCTGAGCACCCATTCATCACCAGCCCTTTGCTGGATGCTCCAGAGTTTCCAGGGTTTGAGAATTCAGAGATGGAGACAACAGAGGGAGAAGCTGTTGATATTGCTGCGCTAGAATTGGAGGCTTTAGACTTTGTCACCACTGACCTTCCTATACCAGTTGACTTTGGGATGACAGATTTTGAGGCCTCCCAACCTGATTTGTCAGTGTGTGACCCTGCAGAGTCCAGTGTTGGCTCTATCGCCCAAGATCTTAACCTTGGCAGTCAAAACATTATACCCCTCAATCCAGCCAGCTTCTCTGAACCAATAAACCTTTCAGAGTTCCCAGAGCCTGCTGCCCCAGAGCAGTGGTCTCAGAATGAGGAGGCGATCATAGATCCTCTGTCTAAATCTCAAGCTAATGAGACTGATCTGGGAGCTGCTGAGTGCCTCTCTGTCCCAGAGGAAGAAGAGTTCACTAACCATGCAGAATTGAATGATGGCATTCAGCCACATCCAAG TTTATGTCAAAAGGACAGTTACTATGAAACATGTGATAATGTGTACGAGGATGttgaaaacatcaacaaattCATCTTGGGCCAGAACTCTCGTAAACGTAAAGCTGATCTGAAGA ATCCATATGCTGACAACCACCCAATGGTAACTCCTATTGTGTTTATTATCATCTTAGAGAGTAATAAGAGAACA aAGGAAGAGGCGTGTCTTAACATATGGCCGCGGAATCCGTG GGGCAGTGTATCAGGAGAACATGCTCATTCGTACCATAATCATGTCCACAG TAAGGAACGCCAAAGCCCCAACACTGCTGACTATAAAGAGCATAAGAGGAGGGAGAAGCACCGactggagaaggaaaaaaaggagcaaaaagaaagggagaagaaagaaaatgaaatgaaaaagaagttCAAG GTGACTGGCGATGAGGAGCCCATGTACCACGCCAAGGTGATGGTGGCCAGAAAAGTCCGCAAGAATGACCTGCCTGTGAAGAGTGGGGACACGGTCAGCATCATCCGCACCACTAACTGCCCCAAAGGCAAATGGCTGGCTCGAGACGCAAACCACAAAT ATGGTTATATTTCAGTCATGAACGTGGAGCTAAATATCAAGGAGATGCTGGAACTTGGCAAGAAGGCCCAAGCAGCAGGACGAGGAGGCAACCTGGAGGGAGATACTATCAGCATTGGGAGCAG atCCTCCAGCCACCCTGTACTAACAAGCAGTT TCACAGATGACAGTGAAGAGTGGGGCTGTGAAGATGAGACTCTCTCACCCACAAATGAAAGCCA CTTTCCCCAGCAGACTTCCTCCATGTGTGAGATGT CTTGTGGCCATATCAGTGCCCAGCACACTCTGAGCGATGCCAACCTGGAGgacctacacacaca